One Paenibacillus riograndensis SBR5 DNA segment encodes these proteins:
- a CDS encoding cation:proton antiporter, translated as MNHYIVFEVGLALVLIALAGLVSTKLRFSVIPFYILIGMAVGPHAFKIWHLDFRFIESAALIEFMGRIGVLFLLFYLGLEFSVGRLVKAGRSIVTGGTIYILINFTLGLVLGWGLGFPLEEILVIAGITTISSSAIVAKVLVDLKRTANPETEMILGIIMFEDVFLAVYISILSGLVLSGSSSLGGVLLSALIALGYMLALLVIGRKLVPWLNRVLNIRSGELFALVIFAALFLIAGFSETIHVAEAIGALLVGLVLAETEHVKRIEKLVIPFRDFFGAIFFFSFGLTIDPLSLGGDALWYSLAAVIITLIGNFAAGMLAGRSAGLSPRSSANIGLTIVSRGEFSIIMANLGKAGGLLAILQPFAAMYVLILAILGPLLTKESKTIYKLLDKVFKFEKRHLARSSRQAATATDNE; from the coding sequence ATGAATCATTATATCGTATTTGAAGTCGGCCTCGCACTGGTGCTGATCGCCCTTGCCGGTCTGGTCTCCACCAAGCTGCGTTTTTCCGTAATTCCGTTCTACATTCTGATCGGCATGGCTGTAGGCCCGCATGCCTTCAAAATATGGCACCTGGACTTCCGTTTCATCGAGAGCGCCGCCCTGATAGAATTTATGGGCCGGATCGGTGTCCTCTTCCTCTTGTTCTATCTGGGCCTGGAGTTTTCCGTAGGCCGCCTCGTCAAAGCCGGACGCTCGATTGTCACGGGCGGAACCATCTACATTCTGATCAACTTTACGCTCGGACTTGTCCTCGGCTGGGGACTCGGATTCCCGCTGGAGGAGATCCTCGTGATCGCCGGGATTACGACCATTTCCTCCAGTGCAATCGTCGCCAAGGTGCTGGTCGATCTCAAGCGCACCGCCAACCCCGAAACCGAGATGATTCTCGGGATCATCATGTTTGAGGATGTTTTCCTCGCCGTCTACATTTCCATTCTGTCCGGTCTGGTCCTCAGCGGCTCCTCTTCATTAGGAGGCGTACTGCTGTCCGCGCTGATCGCGCTGGGGTATATGCTGGCGCTGCTGGTCATTGGCCGCAAGCTGGTACCCTGGCTGAACCGGGTACTGAATATCCGCTCCGGTGAGCTTTTTGCGCTCGTCATCTTCGCTGCGCTCTTTCTGATCGCCGGCTTCTCCGAGACCATTCATGTGGCTGAAGCCATCGGTGCATTGCTCGTCGGACTGGTGCTCGCCGAAACCGAGCATGTCAAGCGGATTGAGAAGCTGGTGATTCCCTTCCGCGACTTTTTCGGAGCCATCTTCTTCTTCAGCTTCGGGCTGACGATTGATCCGCTGTCCTTGGGCGGTGACGCACTCTGGTACTCACTTGCCGCAGTCATCATTACTTTGATCGGGAATTTCGCCGCAGGCATGCTGGCCGGACGCAGCGCCGGGCTCAGCCCGCGGTCTTCCGCCAACATCGGCCTGACCATTGTCTCCAGAGGCGAGTTCTCCATTATCATGGCCAATCTTGGCAAAGCCGGCGGCCTGTTGGCCATTTTGCAGCCTTTTGCCGCCATGTACGTGCTGATTCTAGCTATACTCGGCCCGTTGCTGACCAAAGAATCCAAAACCATCTACAAGCTTCTGGATAAAGTATTTAAATTCGAGAAGCGGCACCTGGCCCGTTCCTCCAGACAGGCCGCTACCGCAACGGACAACGAGTAA